A genomic region of Rhodothermales bacterium contains the following coding sequences:
- the nadD gene encoding nicotinate (nicotinamide) nucleotide adenylyltransferase — protein MRLGVFGGSFNPPHIAHLIVAEFIRDRYDLERIIWIPASTPPHKQDEDMPAPHHRLAMVQAAVAGNPAFDVSDIELRRGGVSFTLDTLEDLRRGFGEISQLFLIIGSDSYEELGDWHRPESILKLADLLVYPRGASPILQQKRFPATLVEAPLITVSGTNIRRRVREGRSTRYLVSESVGRYIEAHGLYRGEENSESH, from the coding sequence ATGCGGCTTGGTGTCTTCGGTGGCTCGTTTAACCCCCCACACATCGCGCATCTGATCGTCGCGGAATTCATTCGTGATCGATATGACTTGGAACGCATTATCTGGATTCCTGCGTCGACGCCACCTCATAAGCAGGACGAGGACATGCCTGCCCCCCATCACCGTCTTGCGATGGTGCAAGCGGCTGTTGCCGGAAATCCAGCGTTTGACGTGTCCGACATCGAACTGAGGCGAGGGGGTGTTTCCTTCACGCTTGATACGCTGGAGGACCTTCGAAGGGGTTTCGGTGAAATTAGCCAGCTGTTCCTCATTATCGGGTCCGACAGCTATGAGGAGCTTGGTGACTGGCATCGCCCTGAATCCATTCTGAAACTCGCTGACTTGCTGGTTTATCCGCGCGGAGCGAGCCCGATTCTCCAGCAGAAACGTTTTCCCGCCACACTTGTGGAAGCCCCTTTGATCACGGTATCCGGCACCAATATTCGGCGAAGGGTGCGGGAGGGTCGCAGCACTCGCTACCTCGTTTCGGAATCTGTTGGAAGGTACATTGAGGCACACGGATTGTACCGTGGCGAAGAAAATTCTGAATCTCACTAA